A region of the Rhinoraja longicauda isolate Sanriku21f chromosome 36, sRhiLon1.1, whole genome shotgun sequence genome:
GGTTCTCCTGTCTCCTCTGGCCGTTAATGGTCCCCCCAATGCTGAAAGCGATTGTCAGTTGTACTGAGGATCTTGGGCAGGCTGTTGATTGAGAACTACCTGTTGTCTTGCAACAGTCAGTGCCATCGAGGCAAGGTTGGGGAAAGGCACTTTATGTTCTAGGAGAGGCGATGGGGAAAGATAACAGATGGTTCAAATTTCCTTCTCCAGGTTCAGTTTTTGGAAGTAAGGATCTCTTTTCCGGACTCGGAATATTCTTGGATACCTACCCAAATGAGGAGAAACAGCACGAGGTGTGTACTGGATCAACATTCATGATCACGTAACGTGATGTGTTCTACGGGACATGTGCCCCCCACAAATAACACGGTCTCTCTTCTGCCCTTGCATTTAAGCTCcttttaaacccccccccccccaggtgttTGTCATAATAAAACGTTCAAGCAGTAATTGCCTCGCtgagaaattaaaaaaatgtttttcctgtTAAAACGGCTTTAAACACGGCAGCGATGGTGAGAATCAGATTCGGAAGCATTTGTCATGAAttcagaaattaagcaggggaacGAGCTTGCTAGCACTCGCACATGAGTGGTGGAGGTATAAACCTTTACCCTTCTTGTTAATAACCACCTGAGTGAGAGTGCTGTTGCTTAAACAACTAATTTTAGGGCTTGCCTGGACCCTAATGGCTGAATGGCTTCCCTCTGTTGTGAGCTTCTTTAATGCACACCTACCTGTATGATGTGACCAGTTGCTTCTGAGTTGTGCTAtaacagtctagtttagtttttagtttagtttagagtcacagcgcacaaacaggccctttggcccaccgagtccgtgccaatcagcgatccctgaacactaacactaccctacaaacgctagggacaatttacaattatatcaagccaattaacctacaaacctgtacatctttggagtgtgggagggaactggagatccaggagaaaacccacgcaggtcacgggcagaatgcacaaactccatacagacagcacccatagtcaggatcgaacccgtgtctctggtgatgtaaggcagcaactccaccgctgtgccaccatgccagtcGGCAAAGTAAAATGTATCTGCAGTGTATAAATAACTTTTTAGTTCTTAAGAACTTTTGATAAACCTACATTTTTAGAACTTTATGGTTAGAAACCTATGCGCAAATCAGTAAAAATGCAACCATAAATGTACATAAGTTAATCAGCAAGGTCCATTAAATAACAACATTTTGCATTTAAAATCCCTGAAGAAAGATAAACATGCATTGATCCCATCTCTGAGATCATCACATTCCTGCATAATTGATGACATTTTGAAATGCTTTATAGGTCAAGTAGATAGCTTACAGACATTGATGTGCACGTAGACAAACAGATGTGAGGTGCACCATTTCATCATGGGGAGAGACTAGCTGGGACTATAGGTTAGTCTTTTGCCAATAGAAGTTATTTTCACCTCGGATTTCTACTGTGCAACATTCCCCCAGTGCAAGCAGTCGGTGTAGTTTCCCAGCTCCAGTCCTGAACTAGGcttgaggttagacacaaaatgctggagtaactcagtgggacaggcagcatctctggagagaaggaattcctgcctgtcctgctgaattactccagcattttgtgtccatctgtgatttaaaccagcatctgcagttccttcctacacatctggacTTGAGGTTATTCACTTGTAATTCGGGGTGAAGAGTGGAAACGAGTGAGACGAGACCTAGTGGCTTTGAGACGCTGAGAAGGTCTAAGGTGAAAAGTCACATTGTTGATTTTAAGTACAATGAAGAATACTGGTGGCAGGGTGTACTTCCTAATACAAATaagttggggaggagagagaatggCACAGAATTGGAGGAAGGACAGTTTTCTATTGGGGAAACAGCTAAGCACTCCATATCGTGAATTGCTTTCCATCAGTGTCATTTGAGCTTGTGCAGAATGAAAGGAATATAATTCTTCAGAAGGAGAGTGTGGTTGTTTTTGACTGTTTATAGTTATAGGACTTGTTCTCTGTCCTGGTCTCCTCATACCTGTGTTTGCAGTACCGACAACCTGAGTGAATGTGACCTGGACATTGGGTTTTGGCAGTGGATAATACACcaatcagctaaaacattatgaccattgacaggcgaagtgaataacattgattatcttgttgcaatggcacctgtcaaggggtgggatatattaggcggcaagtgaacagtcagttcttgaagttgatgtgttggatgcaggagaaatgggcaggagtaaagacctgagcgactttgacaagggccaaattcttatggccagacgactgggtcagagcatctctgaaacggcaaggattgtggggtgctcccggtcagcagtggtgagtaccaaccgactggtccgaggagggacaaaccacaaaccggcgacagacagggtgttgggcgcccaaggctcatcgatgctcgAGGGCagcaaaggctatcccgtctggtccgaaccgacagaaggtcgactgtggcacaagtcatagaaaattttaatagtggtcacgggaggaatgtgtcacaatacacagtgcgttgcaccctgctgcgtctggggctgcacacggaggaccaacagcatattaggcaggtggttataatgttttggctcatcgggtcataatgttttggctgatcggtgtacatccgTAGTGCATTAAACGTTGCATGCAATGTGCATGTGTAAAGGATGATGGAGCAAACTAACACCAAGTGTAGCTGGTGCATGCATGAGCTTTGTCAGTCTCTGCTTGCTGATCCAGAAGACGGTCTATGTACTCGTAAACAGTAcagtgtgatttgactggatagcttgctGACAAGCACATCgttgtatctctgtacacgtgatGGTAGTTTATaacagagattcagcatggaaacaaactcaccgagtccgcgctgaccatcgatcacctgttcacactagttctatgttatcccactttctcatccactccctgcacactagtgccaatttacctacaaacccacacctctgggatgtggaaggaaattgtaGCAGCccgatcgcacccgggtctctggctcggtaaggcagcagctctaccagctgcaccactgtacagcCCTGATAATAACATTAAACTCAACTAATAAtcaaggaaggagatactgctgcAAGTGCAtggttcattgttctgtttcggtaaaTATGACAATTTAAACACTGTTGACTTTCTTGAGTTTGAATTGTTTTTGGACACCTTTTCCATTCCATGGTCCATTTGAAAAATATTTATAAGGTCATGCTCCGACATTTCCTTTCCTAATAACAAACCCCCCATAAAAGTCGCAACTCCAACTGTCAGAGGGATTGGTCCTATGATTCCTCTTTGCTGTGCTTCCAAGGCGATTGTCACTGTTGCTCTTTGATGGCTATAACTGGGTTTAGTGGCTGGAGTGGATCTGACCAGCACTCCAGGTGTGTTTCAACAGAATCATTTTGTTTGCTCAATCCTGTTTCAGTCCTGAATGTGACCAGGATTTACCCTTGAAAGTGATTATAGGAACAGTTAGAAATTAACAATTTGAATATGTGCTGTTTAATGTAAATTATCAATTTTCTGACTTGCATGATTTAAAATTAATAGTCACTGCATGAAGTCACACTTGTGATCAATTACTGTAATTCCTTGCCAGAAAATGGAACCCTTGGTCAACCTTCAGGGATTGATCTGAGAAATCTGTCTGCATATTCACTGCCTGTAAACGCACAGCTAGTCCCAAAGAGGCAGTTGGCTATTTGCAGGAAATGCATGCTAGTTTGAAAGTGATGATAAGTTATTGAAATACCTGTTTTATCTCACGTTGCTACTGTTTGCCATTATTCCTGGGATGTGCAGTCTAAGAAGAGGAGATATACGCCTTCTACTCAGGTAGTTTTGTGTTCCAGTTTCCAATCTTCATGCTCCATTGCATATGTTAATTTCTTCTTTGCCAACGAGTGAATGTGTGTTTTTTGCCTGTGTTTCATCTATAATTGTTTTCTTAAATCATCCAGGTTTCTaagctttgtttttgttttgctgtgCAAAATTCTCTTGTCATTCCAGTGTCTAGAGAGAGCAATTCCGGAGGAGTTCCACGCTCTGCTTTGAGAAATTTGGGTCTTTGATCGTAGggatttataaaatcatggggaATAGTGGACAGAGTCTGTTACTCAGAGAGAGGACATAGGCACACCGTGGGGTGGGATCTGGAGAGGAAGAATGTTACATTAAAATACATTGCGTTCAAGCATTACATTGTTTAAATATTCCTTAAGTAAAACTGGAACCTGTGCTCCAGGATTTACCTTTAGTtttgtgtgtgttgggtgtgtgtgtgtgtgtgtgttgtgtttgtgtgttgtgtgtgtgtgtgtgttgtcaagtcaagtcaagtcaaatttatttgtcacatacacatacacgatgtgcagtgaaatgaaagtggcaatgcctgcgggttgtgcacaaaaagaattacagttacagttacagcatttaaattaaagttaataagttactattagtgtcgacaaaaatttagtctctggggttataaaagttgacagtcctgatggcctgtgggaagaagctccgtctcatcctctccgttttcacagcgtgacagcggaggcgtttgcctgaccgtagcatctggaacagtccgttactggggtggcaggggtccctcatgatcttgcttgctctggatctgcacctcctgatgtataggtcctgcagggggacgagtgtagttcccatggtgcgttctgccgaacgcactactctctgcagggccatcctgtcctgggcagagctgttcccaaaccagactgtaatgttgccggacaggatgctctctacagccccagagtagaagcaatgaagcaatgtgtgtgtgtgtgtgttgggtgtgtgtgctAATTACTGGGTGTAATTGAGGACTTTTGCGTTTAACATTCTGATTTTGGCTTCATAGCGAATCTTCCCGTATATTTCGGCAATGGTGAACAACGGGAGCTTGTCTTACGATCACTCGCGGGACGGCAGGCCCACGACCATCGGAGGATGCACGGCCCTTGTGAGAAATCTCAACCACGACACCTTTGTTGTGATCCGTTACCTGAAGAGAAGACTCACGGTGAGTGCGAGCAAGGAATCCCGGCCTCCAGCTGTTTGCAACTCTTCCAGAAACAAATAGAACATCcactgcggtggcgcagcggtagagatgctgccttacagcactctggttccatcctgactacgggtgctgactgtacggagtttgtacgttctccccgtgacctgtgtgggttttctccggtttcctcccatactccaaaagacgtacaggtttgtaggttaattggcctgatataaatgttaaaaaattgtccctgcgtACAGGAtcaagttaatgtgcggggatcgctgtcagcgtggactcggtgggccgaagggcctgtttacgcgctgaatctctaaactttaacaaaaaacagtacagcacaggaactgtccttttggcccacaatgtccgtgccaaacatgatgccaagaccaactgttatcttcctgcacatgatccatatccccccccattccctccatatctatgggcctatccaaaagtctcttaatcgTATCTGTCTCTACCACCACCCCGGCAAGGTGTTCCAGGTGTCCAGCCCCCTCTgggtttttaaaagaaaaaccttgccctgcacatctataaACTTTGCCCGTCTCCCCTTGAAGCTactccctctaatatttgatatttctaccctgggCATAAAAGGTTCTTCACTTTCTCTACTTTCGGGTTAaaaacggcatctgcagttcattcccacacaTGGATGTGATGCCGATAATTAGCCCCCGTCTCGGCTTTTCACTTTGCCATTCACCCCAGGTTTAGATGGAAGCCGTTCTGTTACGGGGAGTTTAACCTTGACTGTGGCCAGGCTCTGCAGAAAACATTATAGCCCATTGATGGATGTTTTTCATTTGCAGGTAATGATTGATATTGACGGCAAGAATGAGTGGAAAGACTGCATTGATATCGCTGGCATCAGGCTGCCAATGGGTTATTATTTTGGTGCTTCTTCGGCCACTGGAGACTTGACAGGTCtgtttctttcctcctttccctcATCTTCATATTTTGGGAATTGCTTGAGAAAGAAAGGGTGACTGATGGTCTCTGTGGAGTCTTTGCTCTTGTGACATCtcaaaaaaaaacaactttataTTCAACGACGCAGCTTTTGtagtttggatgtgggaggaaaccggctgtcacagggaaaaaggggagactccacacaggcatcacccaaggtcagaatcaaacctgtagctggggcagtgaggcagcagctctaccagttgtgccactgtgctggcctGTGGTGTGGGACACCTGAAACCACAATCTCTTGagtagttagggttgccaacttcctcactcctaaatacaggacaaggtgatgtcactgccccgcgccccacgtgaactcacccagccagcggccacgtgctcccgctccaccaatggcggctgccattggtggagcgggagcacgtggccgctggctgggtgaggtcacgtggggcggtgacgtcactctttgtcccttatttgggagtgaggaagttggcaaccatactaaaacgggacaagggcggtcccgtacgggataatttagcccaaaatacgagatgccccggctaatacgggacggttggtgACCCTATGAGAAGCTGTGCTACCCATTGACTCATAGAGTAATGTGATGGGAGGGTTGTTATCTAATCCCTCCTGTGGACTTTGGATGTTAAGTCGCCGTTGGAAGTGATAGCCTCTAACCCGTGATTTGAACTTTGCAGATAATCACGATATTATATCAGTAAAGGTCTATCAGCTAACGGTGGAAAAATTGCCTGACGAGGAGGAAGAGGATGAGGAGGTGTTGATCCCCAGTGTGGACAACTTCAGCTTGCTAGGAGGTAAGTCAAAACACCCCAATTTCCcattaaaattataaagggactgggcaagctggatgcaggaaaaatgtcctcagtctgaagaagggtctcgacccgaaacgtcacccattccttctctcccgagatgctgcctgacctgctgagtaactccagcattttgtgaataaataaaaatgttcccaatgttgggcgagtccagaaccaggggccacagtcttagaataaagggcaggccatttaaaactgaggtgagaaaaaactttttcacccagagagttgtgaatttgtggaattctctgccgcagagggcagttgaggccaaatcactggatgaatttaagagagagttagatagagctctgggggcaagtggaatcaagggatctggggagaagttgggcacaggttactgattgtgaatgatcagccatgatcacaatgaatgacggtgctggctcaaagggctgaatggcctcctcctgcacctattttctatgtttaacagtGAGTGCGTAGCAGAACCCACCAGTAGAACCTGAAACAGTTGGTCACAGCTTCAGTTATGCTACATTAACTTATGTTGTGAAATAATGTTGTTGCTTAAATTTAAGTGACAGTCAACCTTGTGTAGTGGTGCAGAAAATTCTTCATTTTAAGGAAGTCTTTTAAATTGCAAAGTGAGCACTGATCAGTGTACTAAACGAGGGACTCTGTAATGAGAAGAATTTTCCCTCTGCCTTTGCAGTGCCCCTGTCGCAGTGACAGGGAGCGACTGAAATGCTCACAGCTGTGCCATCACTCACTCCCCTGTACGTTGAAGTTGACATCTTTGGACAAATGTAAATACACCTGTGGTGCATGAACAGATCCAGACAGACCAAAAAAGTGCTGCCACATATTGTGATTAACACAAAAGTGAAGCGTCTgcattctgtttctttttctcGCGTGCAATAACTACCTTaatgttcaggtttattattgctacATGTAccgtgatacagtgaaaagcttggttctgcatgttatccagattagtcatacagtgtggaaacaggcccttcaacccaaaatgcccacatcgaccaacatgtcccacctgcctgcgtttggcctatatccctctaaacctgtcctatccatgtacctgtccatatgtttcATTAacgttgtgatactacctgccacGACtaacccctctggcagctcgtcgcatactcccaccaccctctagtgaaaaggtcacccctcaggttcctattaaatctttcccctctcaccttatacctatgtcctctggttctcgatttccccgactctgtgcaagagactctgttcgtctacccgatctattcctctcatgtaagatcacccttcatcctcctgtgctccaaggaagagtACCAGCCTACTCAAgcactccccatagctcaggtgctcgagtcctggcaacactctcTTAaagtttctctgcaccctttccagcttgacatctttcccataacatggtgcccagaactgaacacagtattctaaatgcaccctcaccaacgtctcatataactgtgcaacatgacctcccaacttttgtcCTGCTCATGTTAatcttcccaaattgcaacacctcgtatttctctgcattaaattccatcaaccattcttcagccctactgaccctgctgcaatttatgacaaccatcttcactatctacaataccacccacattAGTGTCTGCAAATCCCTTGAGGGAGGAGGAATactggggtgggaaaggtctttgattttgGCCTATGTATACGATTTACCTTGACAACACAGTTTTTCGCTGTATcttggtacgcatgacaataataagccaataccaatcACAGTAAAGCAGGGATTGAGTTTAAGCAGAATGGTTAGCAGATGATCGATGCCTGGTTATACAAGCATTAGATTTTAGCTTCTGTTTTTGGCACCATTCGCGACACGGCCGAAGGCTGAGGTTCTTTCTCCAGAAGGGCGCCTAACACTATCCTTATCAGAGCAGCCCCCTCCCCAAGCCAATCATAAGCCTCCCCCCCCCTGTCTGCAGTGTTTCTGTGCTACTAGCGGCAGGAGGTGCGGGTGGTCgacccaactattgctgttgtgttgtttgccAACGATACGCTTTCCCATAGAATGGCCTTGAAGACTGTGTTCCCAGGCAATGATCGCAGATAACGTGTCTTGAAACTTGTTTTCGAAAGGCGATGGAATTTAGGGCTGCCAACTTAGCTGATAACTCCATTTTGCATTTTGGGCTGAAATTGTCAGTTTAACCCTTGCACTACACCCCCTAGTTCTAGATTTCTCACCTGGGGCAAGCATCTCTAAGGCTGGCAGTGGGAATATACAGGAGAATTTGCAAAGAGATTATAAAATGACATTGTTTGGCAGGGATGTTTGCAACCCAACTTTTCTAGTGTGATGTGTCACCAATGTCTGA
Encoded here:
- the lman2la gene encoding lectin, mannose-binding 2-like a isoform X2 translates to MALLWLAFCSRGHTHSGTEEYLKREHSLTKPYQGLGASSSGTFWDMSGNTMVTAHYVRLTPDLQSKQGAIWNRIACLMRDWEVQVHFKIHGQGKKNLNGDGIAVWYTKDRMQPGSVFGSKDLFSGLGIFLDTYPNEEKQHERIFPYISAMVNNGSLSYDHSRDGRPTTIGGCTALVRNLNHDTFVVIRYLKRRLTVMIDIDGKNEWKDCIDIAGIRLPMGYYFGASSATGDLTDNHDIISVKVYQLTVEKLPDEEEEDEEVLIPSVDNFSLLGDDLESEPMSGVTLFFISFFSLVGLMVLGVIGIIVFQKWQEHSRKRFY
- the lman2la gene encoding lectin, mannose-binding 2-like a isoform X1, whose translation is MAPTWGLCAVVMALLWLAFCSRGHTHSGTEEYLKREHSLTKPYQGLGASSSGTFWDMSGNTMVTAHYVRLTPDLQSKQGAIWNRIACLMRDWEVQVHFKIHGQGKKNLNGDGIAVWYTKDRMQPGSVFGSKDLFSGLGIFLDTYPNEEKQHESKKRRYTPSTQRIFPYISAMVNNGSLSYDHSRDGRPTTIGGCTALVRNLNHDTFVVIRYLKRRLTVMIDIDGKNEWKDCIDIAGIRLPMGYYFGASSATGDLTDNHDIISVKVYQLTVEKLPDEEEEDEEVLIPSVDNFSLLGDDLESEPMSGVTLFFISFFSLVGLMVLGVIGIIVFQKWQEHSRKRFY